The following are encoded in a window of Manihot esculenta cultivar AM560-2 chromosome 8, M.esculenta_v8, whole genome shotgun sequence genomic DNA:
- the LOC110620854 gene encoding tubulin beta-5 chain: MREILHVQGGQCGNQIGSKFWEVVCDEHGIDPTGKYIGTADLQLERVNVYYNEASCGRYVPRAVLMDLEPGTMDSVRTGPYGQVFRPDNFVFGQSGAGNNWAKGHYTEGAELIDAVLDVVRKEAENCDCLQGFQVCHSLGGGTGSGMGTLLISKIREEYPDRMMLTFSVFPSPKVSDTVVEPYNATLSVHQLVENADECMVLDNEALYDICFRTLKLTTPSFGDLNHLISATMSGVTCCLRFPGQLNSDLRKLAVNLIPFPRLHFFMVGFAPLTSRGSQQYRALTVPELTQQMWDAKNMMCAADPRHGRYLTASAMFRGKMSTKEVDEQMINVQNKNSSYFVEWIPNNVKSSVCDIPPRGLSMASTFIGNSTSIQEMFRRVSEQFTAMFRRKAFLHWYTGEGMDEMEFTEAESNMNDLVSEYQQYQDATADEEGEYEDDEEEEMEHM, translated from the exons ATGAGAGAGATCCTTCACGTTCAAGGAGGGCAATGCGGTAACCAGATCGGATCCAAGTTCTGGGAGGTGGTCTGCGATGAACATGGCATAGATCCTACTGGGAAGTACATTGGGACCGCAGATCTGCAGCTTGAGCGTGTCAATGTGTACTACAATGAAGCCTCTTGCGGGAGATATGTTCCTCGAGCTGTGCTCATGGATTTGGAGCCTGGTACAATGGACAGCGTCCGGACAGGTCCTTATGGTCAGGTTTTCAGGCCTGATAATTTCGTTTTTGGACAGTCTGGTGCAGGAAATAACTGGGCTAAGGGTCACTATACTGAGGGTGCTGAGCTTATCGATGCGGTTCTTGATGTTGTTCGGAAGGAGGCGGAGAACTGTGACTGTCTTCAAG GTTTCCAGGTCTGCCACTCATtgggtggaggaactggttctgGAATGGGCACCTTGCTCATTTCAAAGATTCGTGAGGAGTACCCAGACAGGATGATGCTCACTTTCTCTGTATTCCCTTCACCGAAGGTTTCTGATACAGTGGTTGAGCCTTATAATGCCACTCTTTCTGTTCATCAGTTGGTGGAGAATGCAGATGAGTGCATGGTTCTGGATAATGAAGCTCTGTATGATATCTGCTTCAGGACTTTGAAACTGACTACTCCAAGCT TCGGTGATCTGAACCACTTGATCTCTGCAACTATGAGTGGAGTAACTTGCTGCCTCAGGTTCCCTGGTCAACTCAACTCTGACCTCCGAAAGCTTGCTGTGAATCTTATCCCCTTCCCTCGTCTCCACTTCTTCATGGTTGGGTTTGCTCCTTTGACATCACGTGGATCTCAGCAGTACCGTGCCCTAACAGTCCCAGAACTGACTCAGCAAATGTGGGATGCCAAGAACATGATGTGTGCTGCTGATCCAAGGCATGGGCGTTATCTCACTGCCTCTGCCATGTTCCGTGGAAAGATGAGCACCAAGGAAGTTGATGAGCAGATGATCAATGTCCAAAACAAGAACTCATCATACTTTGTTGAGTGGATTCCAAATAATGTGAAATCAAGTGTCTGTGACATTCCACCTAGGGGTCTTTCCATGGCATCCACGTTCATTGGGAACTCTACTTCCATCCAGGAAATGTTCAGGAGAGTGAGTGAACAATTCACTGCCATGTTCAGGAGAAAGGCCTTCTTGCACTGGTATACTGGTGAAGGAATGGATGAGATGGAGTTTACTGAAGCTGAAAGCAACATGAATGACCTTGTGTCTGAGTATCAGCAGTACCAGGATGCAACTGCTGATGAGGAGGGTGAGTACGAAGATGATGAGGAAGAGGAAATGGAGCATATGTGA